The genomic window ATTTTGCCATGAAATTTTCCAGCGGAATTATTCCCCAAACACCCAATAAGGCAATAACGGTAAAGAGAAGAATCACAACAACCAGAAAATATGAAATAATTTTTTTAATCGTCATCATGTAAAAATTTTATAGTTAATAAAAAAATTAAACACCTTATAAACAACCGCTTGCATTAATCATTGTATACTTGATTGATATCAAAAGGAATAGAATTTATTTCTTTAAAAGTAAAGATAAAGAATAAATTGAATCTGCATAAGTTATGGCATCATTTTTTTTAAGTATCCATTGGGGTTTGCCTTCGTTTTGAGCAATAGTAACAGAAAAGTAAGAATCTTTTGAGACGACCTTATAATTTAGCCTTTCAAGGGCCTTTTGAGTCCATAATGCCGGCAATCCGGTTCCATTTAAAGAAACAGGTATTCCGGTACGGGAAGGAAGCATAAAATCGCCCAGCTTACTGTCAAAATGCAGGCTGCTTTGATCAAAGAGCCGGTCAAACATATTGTTTAAAACCAGGTCTTCAGGAGCACCTTCGAAAATTTGTTTGCCAGCCAGCATCCAGATTTTGTCTGCCTGCCTGAGGGCGATATTCAGATCATGGGTAGAAAAGAGGATGGTCTTGTTCTTCTTCCGGCATAAATTGCCAAGGGCATGTACAATTTCGTATTTGTTAGGCAAATCAAGAAAGGCAGTGGGTTCGTCGAGAACGATCAGGTCTGTATCCTGAGCCAGGGTCCGGGCTATCATGGCCCTTTGCCGCTCACCGTCGCTCAGCTGATTGAGATTTTTATCAACAAATTTTTGCATGCCCATCAGCTCAATTGCTTCATTAATTTTAAGATAATCTTCCTGATCAAGATGCCCGAACCAATTGGTATGAGGAAACCGTCCCAGGCAAATCAGGTCAAATACCTTAAGGTAGCTAGCCTGTACAGGTTCAGTGGAGACAAAAGCCACCCTGCGGGCAAAGCGTGAAGAAAGGTAAGTGTTTATATTTTTATCATCCAAAGAAATTTTTCCTGATAAAGGCTTTTGTAACTTAACAATGGTACGCAAAAGGGAACTTTTCCCGGCCCCGTTTTCTCCAATCAGTGCGATCAGCTCTCCCCTCTTTGCCGAAAGACAAAGGTTTTCCAATACTGCTGTAGTTTTTCCATGAGCAGTTGTATATCCTATCTTTAAATTATCAATCTTCAACATATCAGGTCAACTGGGAAATTTTCTGATTCTTAATCACAAGCCAGATGATAATCGGGATACCTACAAGGGCAGTTACCGAATTAATGGGCAAAGTATTGCCCATTCCGGGCATTTGAGAGATCATATCACTAAAAAGCATGACCACCGCACCAATCAGCATGGTTGCAATCATCAGGAAACGATGGTCGGCGGTTTTAAAAACGAGGCGGGCAATATGTGGCACAGCTATATCGATAAAGCCAATTGGGCCACAAAAAGCGGTAATACTTCCGGCCAGCAAACTGGTACTAAAAAAAACCAGGAAACGGGCCCTTTTAACGTTTAAGCCCAGGCTTTGTGCATAGTTTTCGCCCAGCAGCAAAGCATTCAATATTTTTGAAGAAGCCAAAGCAATGAGTAATCCAACTACTATGCATGGAACCAGCACAAATAACTGAACCTTGGAAACTCCGCCAAGGCTTCCCATTGTCCAGACAATAAAAGATTTCAGCATGGATTCATTGCTGAAATATTGAAGTATGCTTACAATTGCCGAAGTTACGCTTCCAAACATAATACCCAGCACCAGAATGGTCATTATGTCCTTTACCCTCAAAGAAACCGAAAAAATGAGCAGCAGAATCAATCCGGCACCTAACCAGGCCGCAATAACCACCATAAAATTCCCTGCAAGCCCGAGCAGGCTCAATGAGAAATAGGAGGAAAACCCAAGTACCAGCAGGGCAACGCCGAAACTTGCACCTGCACTGATGCCCAAGACATAAGGCCCGGCAAGGGGATTACGAAAGATAGTCTGCATCTGAAGGCCTGCTGCAGAAAGCGCCATTCCGGCAAGTAAAGCAGTAACCGCCTTTGGAATTCGAAAATCAAATAAAATAACATTCCACTCTGGCTGTGAAACCGAACTTCCGGTCAGAATTGAAATAACATTCCGGAGTGGAATTTTGACAGATCCGATAAGTAAATCACAAAGGAAAAAAACCAGTACCATCGCCAGGATAGATCCCAACAAGGTATAATACTTCCTTTGGCCTGTCTTAATCATTTCGTCAGGTTGTTGGTTATCAATCTGTCTCATTTAAAATACAAGTCTGAAAATATTTCTTATTCAGCCAATTTATCCAATAAACCAACAAATTTCTCCTTAATATCCTTATTTATTCCCTGAAATGCGGCTTTTATTTCTTTAGGAGTTTTACCTTCAGGATGATTTACACGGGCGATAAGGTCATTGCGATGTGTTATAACATCTTTAACGATAGAGTCAATTTTTTCTGCATTGGCTTCAGGATGGAATATTTTATATGTCAAACATTCATTCACCAACTCATAAGTCAAGGCATTAATATCCTTTTTCAAACATCTTACATTATTCATAATAATATAGAATTAAATTAATTTGTAATTATATAATGATCAATTATTTATTTCAATTGCCATCAGGCATTTTGAGAAACAATCCAATGGCCACTGTTCAAATCGAGACAATTCACAAAACATATAATTTTAACCAGCTATCGACAACAGTATTTTTAACAAAAGTACAAATTCCAGGCAATTTTTCTGCATTTTCTGCATATTAAGACGGCCGGGAGTTATGCCAATTCCCAATATTTTCAAACAGTCGGTTTAAAAATCACGCCCATATTTTTCCTCCCATCTATCAATATTTTGAGAGGTTTTTCAAAGGATATATGGCGAAGGTGGTCGTTTTCATAACAGGCAGGTAGTTGATTCAGAAAATCCACATCGTAATAACCCTCATTGATGTATGGATTGATGGTGAAATAACCCACCCGGAAAGAAGTCAGGTTCTGGAAGAAATGCGTACCCTGACTGGGATCTATTCTGAAATTTCTCAACCCCGATTCTACAATGACACGTGCCTGAGAGATTTGTACCCAATTTATGGGGATACCCAGCCAGGGATCACGTGAGCCCCATCGGCCGGGCCCAACCAGCACATAATTCGTTTCATTGGCAACAAATTGCTCATTCAGTTTTTCAATTTCCAGGGCAATTTGCTTATTATCAGCGGGATTAAAAGTTTCCGGTTTCACATAAATAAAATCCC from Bacteroidota bacterium includes these protein-coding regions:
- a CDS encoding ABC transporter ATP-binding protein — encoded protein: MLKIDNLKIGYTTAHGKTTAVLENLCLSAKRGELIALIGENGAGKSSLLRTIVKLQKPLSGKISLDDKNINTYLSSRFARRVAFVSTEPVQASYLKVFDLICLGRFPHTNWFGHLDQEDYLKINEAIELMGMQKFVDKNLNQLSDGERQRAMIARTLAQDTDLIVLDEPTAFLDLPNKYEIVHALGNLCRKKNKTILFSTHDLNIALRQADKIWMLAGKQIFEGAPEDLVLNNMFDRLFDQSSLHFDSKLGDFMLPSRTGIPVSLNGTGLPALWTQKALERLNYKVVSKDSYFSVTIAQNEGKPQWILKKNDAITYADSIYSLSLLLKK
- a CDS encoding iron ABC transporter permease, with product MRQIDNQQPDEMIKTGQRKYYTLLGSILAMVLVFFLCDLLIGSVKIPLRNVISILTGSSVSQPEWNVILFDFRIPKAVTALLAGMALSAAGLQMQTIFRNPLAGPYVLGISAGASFGVALLVLGFSSYFSLSLLGLAGNFMVVIAAWLGAGLILLLIFSVSLRVKDIMTILVLGIMFGSVTSAIVSILQYFSNESMLKSFIVWTMGSLGGVSKVQLFVLVPCIVVGLLIALASSKILNALLLGENYAQSLGLNVKRARFLVFFSTSLLAGSITAFCGPIGFIDIAVPHIARLVFKTADHRFLMIATMLIGAVVMLFSDMISQMPGMGNTLPINSVTALVGIPIIIWLVIKNQKISQLT
- a CDS encoding phosphoenolpyruvate synthase gives rise to the protein VVTFSKILNHETFPLAKIISELMEIGQKEMNNPIEIEFAVNLDVDPGEPRLFNFLQIRPIVENDQHIVVKIDEVPREETIIYSTSALGNGSIENIRDFIYVKPETFNPADNKQIALEIEKLNEQFVANETNYVLVGPGRWGSRDPWLGIPINWVQISQARVIVESGLRNFRIDPSQGTHFFQNLTSFRVGYFTINPYINEGYYDVDFLNQLPACYENDHLRHISFEKPLKILIDGRKNMGVIFKPTV